In a single window of the Rhodamnia argentea isolate NSW1041297 chromosome 2, ASM2092103v1, whole genome shotgun sequence genome:
- the LOC115752389 gene encoding uncharacterized protein LOC115752389, with translation MANQPNHPVVCSPLASLLLLPSDLASASSRFSSWFTVASSGCKNSTPVLFLDEKNSPKELALMDKTGEGKFEDLFDGNLRKIWKEWELRSMVLFTLGVQVVLLLLGNRRKSSHKVWLRVLVWCAYLTSDSVATVALGILSSKLGEANEKSGQLDDNSKLVALWAPLLLLLLGGPDTITAYSLEDNALWLRHLLGLGVQAAATAYVLFMAWTSSSLSVLSLVMILVGLIKYGERTWVLWFASKDKLRESMLTPPDPSPNYPRFMEEYSLKQAEGYHVTADEVIEVQVPAGLCANSDLSKIVDALDSQCETTVQLTVKAYALLQIFKCLFVDLILSYDDRDLSQSIFKDISWNDAFQLIAIELGFMYDLLYTKAMLLYSVWGFRRRFITFSLTLLVLALFSAAEKYPKSSKVDLYITYALLAVIILFEIYSILILLSSDWTDVWLSVHNKSSALHRAVKCVQLPKQPRWSDSVAQFSLLRFCIKENPQVCHGILKLLNINEKLDKYHYTDFEKVTPNLKEKIFRHVKAKSDKLEKSTDTSHIGRVLRGYGHTDEMWSTEVEFDQIILIWHIATELCCYSDRIDESIPDYRLSMLLSRYMFYLLVMYPFTLPSGIGQIRIRDTFAEAIKFFEDRPMREQAKSKPEAEESRTFFRNPSGKITDKAVRRSEEALRLACKMLLEVNTEVPPTKVKGGRSKSVLFDGCRLATVLNKPADIRLKWEMISNLWVEVLLYAASQSRGDCHAHQLRRGGELLTHVWLLLAHFGLTDHFQMTQGRAIAKLILR, from the exons ATGGCCAACCAGCCGAACCACCCCGTGGTCTGTTCCCCTCTTGCATCATTATTGCTTCTTCCTTCAGACTTGGCTTCTGCCTCCTCCCGATTTTCC TCTTGGTTCACGGTTGCCAGTTCAGGCTGCAAAAACTCAACTCCTGTCTTGTTTTTGGATGAAAAAAACTCTCCGAAG GAGCTTGCACTAATGGATAAAACAGGGGAGGGAAAATTTGAGGATCTGTTTGATGGGAATTTGAGGAAAATCTGGAAGGAGTGGGAGCTGAGATCCATGGTGCTGTTCACACTTGGTGTCCAAgtagtcctcctcctcctgggCAATAGAAGGAAGTCCAGCCACAAGGTTTGGCTCAGAGTCCTTGTATGGTGTGCCTATTTGACTTCAGACTCTGTAGCAACCGTCGCTCTCGGCATCCTCTCGAGCAAGCTGGGAGAGGCGAATGAGAAATCTGGCCAGCTTGATGATAACAGCAAGCTAGTAGCTTTGTGGGCACCATTGCTTTTGCTTCTCCTAGGTGGCCCTGACACCATCACTGCTTATTCCTTGGAGGACAATGCACTTTGGCTCAGGCATCTTCTTGGCCTGGGTGTTCAAGCTGCAGCAACAGCTTATGTTCTGTTCATGGCCTGGACAAGCTCTTCTCTGTCTGTTTTGTCGCTTGTAATGATCCTGGTTGGCCTAATCAAGTATGGTGAGAGGACATGGGTCTTGTGGTTTGCTAGCAAGGATAAGCTCAGAGAATCTATGCTCACGCCACCTGATCCCAGCCCTAACTACCCAAGATTCATGGAGGAGTATAGCCTAAAGCAGGCTGAGGGGTACCACGTCACCGCGGATGAAGTAATTGAAGTTCAAGTCCCGGCCGGTCTTTGTGCTAACAGTGATCTGTCTAAAATTGTCGATGCCCTGGATAGCCAATGTGAAACTACTGTCCAACTTACAGTTAAGGCCTATGCATTGCTTCAAATATTCAAGTGTCTCTTCGTCGATCTGATACTTAGCTACGACGACCGGGATTTGAGTCAGTCCATATTCAAGGATATCTCGTGGAACGACGCTTTTCAACTGATTGCGATCGAACTTGGGTTCATGTATGATTTGCTTTACACGAAGGCGATGCTGTTGTATAGTGTTTGGGGATTTCGACGCCGGTTTATAACTTTCTCCCTCACCCTCCTCGTGCTCGCACTCTTTTCTGCCGCTGAGAAGTATCCCAAAAGCTCGAAGGTCGACCTTTACATAACTTATGCGTTGCTGGCCGTGATCATTCTTTTCGAAATTTACTCCATCTTGATACTTCTGTCCTCCGACTGGACAGACGTGTGGTTGAGTGTGCATAACAAGAGCTCTGCCCTTCACCGTGCTGTCAAATGTGTCCAGTTGCCCAAACAGCCTCGGTGGTCGGATTCCGTCGCTCAGTTCAGCTTGCTACGCTTCTGCATCAAAGAAAATCCCCAGGTCTGCCACGGTATTCTCAAGCTGTTAAACATCAATGAGAAGCTGGATAAGTATCACTATACGGACTTCGAAAAGGTAACGCCCAATCTGAAAGAAAAGATCTTTAGACATGTGAAGGCGAAGTCCGATAAGCTTGAAAAGTCGACGGATACCAGCCATATTGGCAGGGTACTCCGTGGTTATGGACATACTGATGAAATGTGGAGCACCGAGGTGGAGTTCGACCAAATTATCCTCATTTGGCACATTGCTACCGAACTTTGCTGCTACTCAGACAGAATAGACGAGTCGATTCCGGACTACAGACTAAGCATGCTCCTGTCACGGTACATGTTTTATCTCCTAGTCATGTATCCTTTCACGTTGCCCAGCGGAATCGGGCAGATCAGGATCCGGGACACATTTGCCGAGGCCATAAAGTTCTTCGAGGACCGGCCCATGAGAGAGCaagccaaatccaagcctgaaGCTGAGGAGAGCCGCACCTTCTTCAGGAATCCATCTGGAAAGATAACGGATAAGGCGGTCCGTAGGAGCGAGGAAGCTCTTCGGTTAGCTTGCAAGATGTTGCTAGAAGTGAACACCGAGGTTCCGCCGACTAAAGTCAAGGGTGGCAGGAGCAAATCGGTGTTGTTCGACGGATGCCGGCTCGCGACCGTGCTAAATAAACCAGCGGACATAAGACTGAAGTGGGAGATGATCTCGAATCTTTGGGTGGAGGTCTTGCTGTACGCGGCGAGCCAAAGTAGAGGGGATTGCCACGCTCATCAGCTGAGGCGAGGAGGCGAGCTTCTCACTCATGTCTGGCTCCTGCTCGCCCATTTCGGGCTGACCGATCACTTCCAAATGACTCAAGGCCGTGCAATTGCAAAGCTCATATTAAGATAG
- the LOC115754031 gene encoding protein PHLOEM PROTEIN 2-LIKE A2-like, whose translation MEVEVPVLRNVFRLEVNGKFGTIALAQMAKYEIASVVTMIDSYYHGDVPVTFTVTLPNGKKEERVKSLRRMPQQRWEHIPICEFVMLPENVGEVTFALNERGGKWKSGLIIEGVSFRPVRDTSQASGYSGDS comes from the coding sequence ATGGAGGTAGAAGTACCTGTACTGCGAAATGTGTTTCGGTTGGAAGTGAACGGGAAATTTGGAACGATTGCGCTCGCACAGATGGCTAAGTACGAAATTGCATCTGTGGTGACAATGATAGACTCGTATTACCATGGGGATGTTCCTGTGACATTCACAGTCACTCTTCCTAATGGAAAGAAGGAAGAACGTGTGAAAAGCTTGAGAAGAATGCCTCAACAACGTTGGGAACACATCCCGATCTGCGAATTCGTGATGTTGCCTGAAAATGTCGGTGAAGTCACCTTTGCTCTTAATGAGCGTGGTGGGAAATGGAAATCGGGACTCATCATCGAAGGCGTTAGCTTTCGACCGGTTAGAGATACTTCCCAAGCATCGGGGTATTCAGGCGATTCCTAG
- the LOC115752254 gene encoding disease resistance protein RPP13-like isoform X1: MATEVAAFLLKEKLQNLKADQTIIHPRLKGRISTAIDNLQQLLSFLKDTAEPDNAEDRESERTNLLYTIYSAEDTIDTYLLRRAQQRLKRLASLWSQKEVSKGLKKFNVEFMDLPFFSSLKKDQPQPQPQPLQSKVPRNVGSATTREGGSTHRWEKISHLLDMESEAVVWKQHMEELVKGLIPLPLEEQEFRVLPVVGSGGSGKTTMVRSLYDRVDIKRHFECRAWVCVSRDFKFRDVLVDLIEQVSITRLSGIDHMGDDILAEMLLKALMEKRYLIVLDDVWKVEDWHQLTISLPDSQNGSRVILTTRSDEVADLADLWGNPLRLHQICDAERWELLKRQVGKHEAELGKFEDVIMEKCHYYSPLDIVLAGGILSTTESREWPRIIAKLPSPGEGRSTSLDIVSLSFHELPPRLKVCFLYLGLFPKPLDVPVRRLSWLWLSEGFLSPTPAERKMKLEPEDLADMCFEILVRRKLIDVTKWKLDGTPKTCRMSGVIRDFFSPKSVRSGLFYIHDNETKLPTICKIRRLVEYMESEKVLDDSIDENLRSFVSFNNKLRGKANREIGTFFKSLVNKKGFSLLKVLDLEGVYKPLLSDIVGNLLLLRFLGLRSTVLDSIPSAVGKLPCLETLDLKHTNVTTLPNSIWKAKKLRHLYMNEVHIDAFFQKLSKGSLSNLQTLRGLYVGNENVVTNSLDRLVNIRKLGLTCHKKSVKAVVDWVLLLPNLHSLKLSSIDEFGKPSKIELMSLEKQTKLCNLYLLGALEKPVNLSRVLPLSLKKLTLSMLELKEDPMPVLSKLPELSILRLFADSYLGSRMTCDGEGFPKLRVLKLWMLSQLRSWTVEEGTMPILQELEIRGCDALRKIDGIKHLQSLKELTLTNMPESFTERIKRGIWREMYIKVNEWMLSRHQANQVRTADEIDEYDSEDDSNSHVEEEGEEEEEEEERYYDEEGDESGEIDEDGQEDGDESCR, from the exons ATGGCTACTGAAGTAGCTGCTTTCTTGCTCAAAGAGAAGCTGCAGAATCTCAAAGCTGACCAAACCATAATCCACCCTAGACTGAAGGGCAGAATCAGCACTGCCATCGACAATCTGCAACAGCTCCTGAGCTTCTTAAAAGACACAGCAGAGCCAGACAACGCGGAGGACCGAGAAAGCGAGAGGACCAACCTCTTGTATACCATCTACAGTGCGGAGGACACCATTGACACTTACCTCCTGAGAAGAGCCCAGCAGAGGCTCAAGCGACTGGCTTCTTTGTGGAGCCAGAAGGAAGTGAGCAAAGGGTTGAAGAAGTTCAACGTTGAGTTCATGGACTTGCCCTTTTTCTCTTCACTCAAGAAAGATCAGCCTCAGCCTCAACCTCAACCCCTTCAAAGCAAAGTTCCGAGAAATGTTGGCAGTGCCACCACTCGTGAAGGAGGAAGCACCCACCGTTGGGAAAAGATCTCTCATCTTCTCGACATGGAATCAGAGGCTGTGGTTTGGAAGCAGCACATGGAAGAGCTTGTGAAGGGCTTGATTCCTCTGCCTCTGGAAGAACAAGAATTCAGGGTTCTTCCTGTGGTTGGCTCGGGAGGCTCAGGCAAGACTACGATGGTGAGATCGCTTTATGACAGGGTCGACATCAAGCGGCATTTCGAGTGCCGAGCCTGGGTCTGCGTGTCCAGGGACTTCAAGTTCAGAGATGTGCTGGTTGACCTGATAGAGCAGGTCTCCATAACCCGGTTGAGCGGGATAGACCATATGGGGGATGACATCTTGGCTGAGATGCTTCTCAAGGCTTTGATGGAGAAGAGGTATTTGATTGTGTTGGACGATGTTTGGAAAGTTGAGGATTGGCACCAGCTGACGATCTCCTTACCTGATTCGCAGAACGGAAGCAGAGTGATTCTCACCACTCGTTCTGATGAAGTAGCTGACTTGGCTGATCTGTGGGGCAATCCGTTACGGCTGCACCAGATATGCGATGCGGAGAGATGGGAATTGTTGAAGAGGCAAGTCGGTAAACATGAGGCGGAATTGGGCAAATTCGAGGACGTGATCATGGAAAAGTGCCATTATTATTCACCTCTGGACATAGTCTTAGCGGGTGGGATTTTATCAACCACAGAGTCCCGTGAATGGCCTAGAATAATTGCCAAACTTCCGTCTCCCGGTGAAGGCCGGTCGACATCGTTGGACATCGTGTCTTTGAGCTTCCATGAGTTGCCGCCACGGTTGAAGGTATGCTTTTTGTATCTCGGTCTCTTTCCGAAACCGTTAGATGTCCCAGTTCGGAGATTGTCGTGGTTGTGGCTTTCGGAGGGTTTCTTGAGTCCAACGCCTGCTGAGCGAAAGATGAAGCTTGAACCTGAAGATCTAGCCGACATGTGCTTCGAAATCCTAGTCCGGAGGAAGCTGATTGACGTAACAAAATGGAAATTGGATGGCACCCCAAAAACGTGTCGCATGTCAGGCGTCATACGTGATTTCTTCTCTCCAAAATCAGTCCGTTCAGGTCTTTTCTACATTCACGATAATGAAACCAAACTTCCTACAATTTGCAAGATTCGACGGCTCGTGGAGTATATGGAAAGTGAGAAGGTTTTGGACGATTCCATCGATGAAAATCTACGGTCTTTTGTGTCTTTCAACAACAAACTCAGAGGCAAGGCCAACAGGGAAATAGGCACATTTTTCAAATCCTTGGTCAATAAAAAGGGGTTTTCCTTGCTAAAGGTCCTTGATCTAGAGGGTGTCTACAAACCTTTGCTTTCTGATATAGTGGGGAATTTGCTTCTTTTAAGGTTTCTGGGCTTGAGATCAACAGTACTAGATTCAATCCCCTCGGCAGTCGGAAAGCTGCCGTGCCTAGAAACTCTGGATCTGAAGCACACCAACGTGACCACCTTACCTAACTCAATTTGGAAGGCTAAGAAACTTAGACATCTGTACATGAACGAGGTTCACATCGATGCGTTCTTCCAGAAGCTGAGTAAAGGTTCTTTAAGCAATCTTCAGACACTGAGGGGCCTGTATGTAGGTAACGAAAATGTCGTGACCAACAGTTTGGATAGACTGGTTAACATCCGGAAATTGGGACTGACTTGTCATAAGAAGTCTGTGAAGGCTGTGGTAGATTGGGTTCTGCTACTGCCTAATCTTCACTCTCTGAAGTTGAGCTCAATTGATGAGTTCGGTAAGCCGTCAAAGATTGAATTAATGTCCCTGGAGAAACAGACCAAGCTCTGCAACTTATACTTGCTTGGGGCACTAGAAAAGCCAGTAAACCTGAGCAGGGTACTCCCATTGTCCCTCAAGAAACTTACATTATCGATGTTGGAACTGAAGGAAGATCCCATGCCAGTGCTGAGCAAGTTGCCTGAGCTAAGCATCCTCAGACTTTTTGCTGATTCGTATCTAGGAAGTCGAATGACTTGCGATGGTGAAGGATTTCCGAAACTTAGGGTATTGAAGCTGTGGATGCTCAGCCAACTGAGGAGCTGGACAGTGGAGGAGGGAACAATGCCTATCTTACAAGAACTAGAAATCAGAGGGTGTGATGCACTGAGGAAGATTGATGGAATCAAGCACTTGCAAAGCTTGAAGGAACTTACTCTGACTAATATGCCGGAGAGTTTCacagaaagaataaaaagaggCATATGGAGGGAAATGTACATCAAAGTAAACGAGTGGATGCTTTCTCGTCATCAG GCAAATCAGGTGCGGACTGCGGATGAAATTGATGAGTACGATAGTGAGGATGACAGCAACAgccatgttgaagaagaaggagaagaagaagaagaagaagaagaaagatactATGATGAGGAAGGAGATGAAAGTGGCGAAATTGATgaagatggacaagaagatgGCGACGAATCATGTCGATGA
- the LOC115752254 gene encoding disease resistance protein RPP13-like isoform X2 — MATEVAAFLLKEKLQNLKADQTIIHPRLKGRISTAIDNLQQLLSFLKDTAEPDNAEDRESERTNLLYTIYSAEDTIDTYLLRRAQQRLKRLASLWSQKEVSKGLKKFNVEFMDLPFFSSLKKDQPQPQPQPLQSKVPRNVGSATTREGGSTHRWEKISHLLDMESEAVVWKQHMEELVKGLIPLPLEEQEFRVLPVVGSGGSGKTTMVRSLYDRVDIKRHFECRAWVCVSRDFKFRDVLVDLIEQVSITRLSGIDHMGDDILAEMLLKALMEKRYLIVLDDVWKVEDWHQLTISLPDSQNGSRVILTTRSDEVADLADLWGNPLRLHQICDAERWELLKRQVGKHEAELGKFEDVIMEKCHYYSPLDIVLAGGILSTTESREWPRIIAKLPSPGEGRSTSLDIVSLSFHELPPRLKVCFLYLGLFPKPLDVPVRRLSWLWLSEGFLSPTPAERKMKLEPEDLADMCFEILVRRKLIDVTKWKLDGTPKTCRMSGVIRDFFSPKSVRSGLFYIHDNETKLPTICKIRRLVEYMESEKVLDDSIDENLRSFVSFNNKLRGKANREIGTFFKSLVNKKGFSLLKVLDLEGVYKPLLSDIVGNLLLLRFLGLRSTVLDSIPSAVGKLPCLETLDLKHTNVTTLPNSIWKAKKLRHLYMNEVHIDAFFQKLSKGSLSNLQTLRGLYVGNENVVTNSLDRLVNIRKLGLTCHKKSVKAVVDWVLLLPNLHSLKLSSIDEFGKPSKIELMSLEKQTKLCNLYLLGALEKPVNLSRVLPLSLKKLTLSMLELKEDPMPVLSKLPELSILRLFADSYLGSRMTCDGEGFPKLRVLKLWMLSQLRSWTVEEGTMPILQELEIRGCDALRKIDGIKHLQSLKELTLTNMPESFTERIKRGIWREMYIKVNEWMLSRHQVNQVRTADEIDEYDSEDDSNSHVEEEGEEEEEEEERYYDEEGDESGEIDEDGQEDGDESCR, encoded by the exons ATGGCTACTGAAGTAGCTGCTTTCTTGCTCAAAGAGAAGCTGCAGAATCTCAAAGCTGACCAAACCATAATCCACCCTAGACTGAAGGGCAGAATCAGCACTGCCATCGACAATCTGCAACAGCTCCTGAGCTTCTTAAAAGACACAGCAGAGCCAGACAACGCGGAGGACCGAGAAAGCGAGAGGACCAACCTCTTGTATACCATCTACAGTGCGGAGGACACCATTGACACTTACCTCCTGAGAAGAGCCCAGCAGAGGCTCAAGCGACTGGCTTCTTTGTGGAGCCAGAAGGAAGTGAGCAAAGGGTTGAAGAAGTTCAACGTTGAGTTCATGGACTTGCCCTTTTTCTCTTCACTCAAGAAAGATCAGCCTCAGCCTCAACCTCAACCCCTTCAAAGCAAAGTTCCGAGAAATGTTGGCAGTGCCACCACTCGTGAAGGAGGAAGCACCCACCGTTGGGAAAAGATCTCTCATCTTCTCGACATGGAATCAGAGGCTGTGGTTTGGAAGCAGCACATGGAAGAGCTTGTGAAGGGCTTGATTCCTCTGCCTCTGGAAGAACAAGAATTCAGGGTTCTTCCTGTGGTTGGCTCGGGAGGCTCAGGCAAGACTACGATGGTGAGATCGCTTTATGACAGGGTCGACATCAAGCGGCATTTCGAGTGCCGAGCCTGGGTCTGCGTGTCCAGGGACTTCAAGTTCAGAGATGTGCTGGTTGACCTGATAGAGCAGGTCTCCATAACCCGGTTGAGCGGGATAGACCATATGGGGGATGACATCTTGGCTGAGATGCTTCTCAAGGCTTTGATGGAGAAGAGGTATTTGATTGTGTTGGACGATGTTTGGAAAGTTGAGGATTGGCACCAGCTGACGATCTCCTTACCTGATTCGCAGAACGGAAGCAGAGTGATTCTCACCACTCGTTCTGATGAAGTAGCTGACTTGGCTGATCTGTGGGGCAATCCGTTACGGCTGCACCAGATATGCGATGCGGAGAGATGGGAATTGTTGAAGAGGCAAGTCGGTAAACATGAGGCGGAATTGGGCAAATTCGAGGACGTGATCATGGAAAAGTGCCATTATTATTCACCTCTGGACATAGTCTTAGCGGGTGGGATTTTATCAACCACAGAGTCCCGTGAATGGCCTAGAATAATTGCCAAACTTCCGTCTCCCGGTGAAGGCCGGTCGACATCGTTGGACATCGTGTCTTTGAGCTTCCATGAGTTGCCGCCACGGTTGAAGGTATGCTTTTTGTATCTCGGTCTCTTTCCGAAACCGTTAGATGTCCCAGTTCGGAGATTGTCGTGGTTGTGGCTTTCGGAGGGTTTCTTGAGTCCAACGCCTGCTGAGCGAAAGATGAAGCTTGAACCTGAAGATCTAGCCGACATGTGCTTCGAAATCCTAGTCCGGAGGAAGCTGATTGACGTAACAAAATGGAAATTGGATGGCACCCCAAAAACGTGTCGCATGTCAGGCGTCATACGTGATTTCTTCTCTCCAAAATCAGTCCGTTCAGGTCTTTTCTACATTCACGATAATGAAACCAAACTTCCTACAATTTGCAAGATTCGACGGCTCGTGGAGTATATGGAAAGTGAGAAGGTTTTGGACGATTCCATCGATGAAAATCTACGGTCTTTTGTGTCTTTCAACAACAAACTCAGAGGCAAGGCCAACAGGGAAATAGGCACATTTTTCAAATCCTTGGTCAATAAAAAGGGGTTTTCCTTGCTAAAGGTCCTTGATCTAGAGGGTGTCTACAAACCTTTGCTTTCTGATATAGTGGGGAATTTGCTTCTTTTAAGGTTTCTGGGCTTGAGATCAACAGTACTAGATTCAATCCCCTCGGCAGTCGGAAAGCTGCCGTGCCTAGAAACTCTGGATCTGAAGCACACCAACGTGACCACCTTACCTAACTCAATTTGGAAGGCTAAGAAACTTAGACATCTGTACATGAACGAGGTTCACATCGATGCGTTCTTCCAGAAGCTGAGTAAAGGTTCTTTAAGCAATCTTCAGACACTGAGGGGCCTGTATGTAGGTAACGAAAATGTCGTGACCAACAGTTTGGATAGACTGGTTAACATCCGGAAATTGGGACTGACTTGTCATAAGAAGTCTGTGAAGGCTGTGGTAGATTGGGTTCTGCTACTGCCTAATCTTCACTCTCTGAAGTTGAGCTCAATTGATGAGTTCGGTAAGCCGTCAAAGATTGAATTAATGTCCCTGGAGAAACAGACCAAGCTCTGCAACTTATACTTGCTTGGGGCACTAGAAAAGCCAGTAAACCTGAGCAGGGTACTCCCATTGTCCCTCAAGAAACTTACATTATCGATGTTGGAACTGAAGGAAGATCCCATGCCAGTGCTGAGCAAGTTGCCTGAGCTAAGCATCCTCAGACTTTTTGCTGATTCGTATCTAGGAAGTCGAATGACTTGCGATGGTGAAGGATTTCCGAAACTTAGGGTATTGAAGCTGTGGATGCTCAGCCAACTGAGGAGCTGGACAGTGGAGGAGGGAACAATGCCTATCTTACAAGAACTAGAAATCAGAGGGTGTGATGCACTGAGGAAGATTGATGGAATCAAGCACTTGCAAAGCTTGAAGGAACTTACTCTGACTAATATGCCGGAGAGTTTCacagaaagaataaaaagaggCATATGGAGGGAAATGTACATCAAAGTAAACGAGTGGATGCTTTCTCGTCATCAGGTA AATCAGGTGCGGACTGCGGATGAAATTGATGAGTACGATAGTGAGGATGACAGCAACAgccatgttgaagaagaaggagaagaagaagaagaagaagaagaaagatactATGATGAGGAAGGAGATGAAAGTGGCGAAATTGATgaagatggacaagaagatgGCGACGAATCATGTCGATGA